A window from Gottschalkiaceae bacterium SANA encodes these proteins:
- a CDS encoding lactate utilization protein, whose product MDQNTEFVTQRHIERTLENLKKNRMNGYYAVNQEELMDILDGLCQRKNSVSVGGSMTLFETGVIDWLRTEDFEFYDRYADGLTKEDITAIYRKSFGANYYFTSTNALTEAGELVNIDGTGNRVASMIYGPDKVIVIVGINKLVKDEAAAWERLRNFAAPANSVRLNRKTPCATNGQCSNCNSPERICASYVTIRRQMNPDRIHVILVDEHLGY is encoded by the coding sequence ATGGATCAAAATACAGAATTTGTCACACAACGACATATCGAACGGACCCTAGAAAATCTGAAAAAGAATCGTATGAACGGGTATTATGCGGTGAATCAAGAAGAGCTAATGGACATTCTTGATGGGCTTTGCCAAAGAAAAAACTCCGTATCCGTAGGCGGGTCCATGACCCTGTTTGAAACCGGTGTAATCGACTGGCTACGAACTGAGGATTTTGAATTTTATGACCGCTATGCCGATGGATTGACCAAAGAAGATATTACTGCAATCTACCGTAAAAGTTTTGGGGCGAACTACTATTTCACCAGCACCAATGCACTAACGGAAGCAGGCGAGTTGGTGAATATCGATGGAACCGGCAACCGGGTAGCCTCCATGATCTATGGCCCCGATAAAGTCATCGTCATTGTTGGTATCAACAAATTGGTCAAGGATGAAGCGGCTGCCTGGGAGCGTCTTCGTAATTTTGCCGCACCGGCAAATAGTGTGCGCTTAAACAGAAAAACACCGTGCGCAACAAACGGCCAGTGTAGCAATTGCAACAGTCCCGAACGAATTTGCGCATCCTACGTGACCATCCGTCGTCAAATGAACCCGGATCGAATCCATGTCATTCTAGTCGATGAACATTTAGGATACTAA
- a CDS encoding helix-turn-helix transcriptional regulator, with amino-acid sequence MKRKGPLTEATYYILLALQKPNHGYGMMQMIEKITEGEVEIGPGTLYGALGKLEKQGAIHTTVCPDSSDDRRKCYVLTEEGHTLLVDEYHRMKRVVAISHEWVKEEAK; translated from the coding sequence ATGAAAAGAAAAGGACCTTTGACGGAGGCGACCTATTATATACTGCTGGCTTTGCAAAAACCTAATCATGGCTATGGGATGATGCAGATGATAGAGAAAATCACTGAAGGTGAGGTAGAGATTGGACCTGGAACTTTGTACGGAGCATTGGGGAAATTGGAAAAGCAGGGTGCAATTCATACGACGGTTTGTCCGGATTCATCCGATGATCGAAGGAAGTGTTATGTTTTGACAGAGGAAGGCCATACTTTATTGGTGGATGAGTACCATCGCATGAAACGGGTAGTTGCAATTTCCCATGAGTGGGTGAAGGAGGAGGCGAAATGA
- a CDS encoding NifB/NifX family molybdenum-iron cluster-binding protein has translation MRIMISASDKNRKAMVSETFGRSPYFAFYSEIQNHFDFLKNSSINHEQGAGISIAQLAIDENVGAVICKKLGPKALRIIQSSQIPVYEAPTGTLEELVDAFKKGTLTRLV, from the coding sequence ATGAGAATTATGATTAGTGCATCTGACAAGAACAGAAAGGCAATGGTGTCCGAAACTTTTGGAAGAAGTCCGTATTTTGCATTTTACTCAGAAATCCAGAATCATTTTGATTTTTTAAAAAATTCGTCAATCAACCATGAGCAAGGTGCTGGAATTTCCATTGCTCAATTGGCAATAGACGAAAATGTCGGCGCCGTTATTTGCAAGAAGCTAGGTCCCAAGGCCTTGCGAATTATTCAATCGAGCCAGATTCCCGTCTATGAAGCGCCAACGGGTACCTTAGAAGAGCTTGTGGATGCCTTTAAGAAAGGAACACTTACTCGTCTTGTATGA
- a CDS encoding ATP-binding protein yields the protein MPLRKEHLLVLYELAVISGKGGTGKTLVATTLSAYFGWDYIDCDVEAPNGAFLLQPSWEESYEISVPIPEIDQLACRHCGACIRFCRSRALVLTMSGVLFLPDLCNSCMGCELVCETKAITRTERKIGHVKQGRAGQQIVWQGRLDTQEHITQPLIQKVKALSKKKGIRVLDGPPGVSCNCIETLKSVDYALLVAEPTRLGIQGFKATIELLQRLGIPVGVIINRSFGQEKEEELRSYIARRKLTLLGTIPFSESIARAYGQGNLQVLLDELQSSLKVWGDQIMERRECSKP from the coding sequence ATGCCTTTAAGAAAGGAACACTTACTCGTCTTGTATGAACTTGCAGTGATTAGTGGAAAGGGTGGGACGGGAAAAACACTAGTGGCAACAACACTTTCCGCATATTTTGGATGGGATTACATAGATTGCGATGTTGAGGCACCAAATGGTGCCTTTTTACTTCAACCTAGCTGGGAAGAGTCATACGAGATTTCTGTACCGATCCCAGAAATTGATCAATTAGCATGTAGGCATTGTGGTGCTTGCATTCGATTTTGTCGTTCGCGCGCCCTGGTGCTTACCATGTCCGGCGTCTTGTTTTTGCCAGACCTGTGCAATAGTTGCATGGGATGTGAATTGGTCTGTGAGACGAAAGCCATCACTCGAACGGAAAGAAAGATTGGTCATGTTAAGCAAGGAAGAGCAGGACAACAAATTGTTTGGCAAGGCCGGCTTGACACGCAAGAGCACATTACACAACCATTAATTCAAAAGGTGAAAGCCTTGAGCAAAAAAAAGGGTATTCGGGTTTTAGATGGCCCACCAGGGGTCTCCTGCAATTGCATAGAGACACTCAAGTCGGTTGACTATGCATTATTGGTTGCAGAACCTACTCGCTTAGGGATTCAAGGTTTTAAAGCGACGATTGAATTGTTGCAGCGGTTGGGGATTCCTGTAGGTGTAATCATCAATCGTTCATTTGGCCAAGAAAAGGAAGAAGAGTTACGCTCCTATATTGCCAGAAGGAAACTTACGCTCTTGGGTACGATTCCATTTTCAGAATCTATAGCCCGCGCCTATGGGCAGGGAAATTTACAGGTATTGTTGGATGAACTTCAATCGTCTTTGAAAGTATGGGGCGATCAGATTATGGAAAGAAGGGAGTGCAGCAAACCATGA
- a CDS encoding ATP-binding protein, with protein MRWVVISGKGGTGKTMITSSFAALSDETWCMMDADTEAANLALLFPQGKRIKHHEFIGGEKAVIKQNRCVGCGACQSVCPQSAITVQNGRFVVEPIFCQGCGLCGLYCEQAAIQMEEAQTGQIYEDQIKQGILVHARLFPGEAGSRSLVHRLRQIAEPKALNLLIDGPPGMGSPVIESLKGCHLAIVVMEPSLSGVSDGFRSIEMAKQLDIPVCIIINKWNLNEKIEREIARRAELEGILIAGIIPFDPIVFQALREAKPVVEMEDSPANRAIRAIWKRLLTKHT; from the coding sequence ATGAGATGGGTTGTGATTAGTGGAAAAGGTGGTACTGGGAAGACCATGATTACTTCTTCGTTTGCCGCGTTAAGCGATGAAACATGGTGCATGATGGATGCAGATACGGAAGCAGCCAATTTGGCTCTATTATTTCCACAAGGAAAGAGGATCAAACACCATGAATTTATTGGTGGAGAAAAAGCGGTTATAAAGCAAAATCGATGCGTAGGATGCGGGGCATGTCAGAGTGTTTGTCCGCAATCAGCGATTACCGTTCAAAACGGACGTTTTGTTGTAGAGCCGATTTTTTGCCAAGGGTGCGGTTTGTGTGGCTTGTATTGTGAACAGGCAGCTATACAAATGGAAGAGGCTCAAACTGGTCAGATCTACGAGGATCAAATTAAACAGGGAATCTTGGTGCATGCGCGCTTGTTTCCTGGAGAGGCTGGGAGTCGGTCCTTGGTGCATCGATTAAGGCAGATCGCAGAGCCTAAGGCATTGAATCTCCTAATTGATGGTCCACCAGGTATGGGAAGTCCTGTGATTGAATCATTAAAGGGTTGTCATTTGGCAATTGTTGTAATGGAACCAAGTTTGTCGGGTGTCTCAGATGGATTTCGATCTATAGAAATGGCAAAACAACTGGATATTCCAGTTTGTATAATAATTAATAAATGGAATTTGAATGAAAAGATTGAGCGAGAAATCGCAAGACGAGCGGAGTTGGAAGGTATTCTGATTGCAGGAATTATTCCTTTCGACCCAATTGTTTTCCAGGCATTGCGAGAAGCAAAGCCTGTAGTGGAGATGGAAGACTCTCCGGCAAATCGCGCGATTCGTGCGATATGGAAAAGGTTGCTGACAAAGCATACATAA
- a CDS encoding histidinol-phosphatase HisJ family protein — MLDTHIHSNFSFDSKAQPQEICQAAISLGINEIAITDHFSFAPYSPNFRFFDPEDYFRVWTKLQKKFSANLTIRIGIELDEIANFPMESNKLVKNYPWDFVIGSTHDLDCGTLRTYLRKHEDQEKVIRTYYEALAAAIEIGDFDVLAHFDLIKRYIADEGLTLLDSKPFFPQIDQLFNLLIEREIALEINTSGIFQACKAPFPSLALLERYYQLGGRLITLGSDAHASKDLARGFDQMIPKLKEIGFSGLVDFQQRKKRIQLW; from the coding sequence ATGCTGGATACTCACATTCATTCAAACTTTTCCTTTGATTCCAAAGCGCAGCCTCAAGAAATTTGCCAGGCAGCTATTTCTTTGGGAATCAATGAAATTGCCATTACTGATCACTTTTCTTTTGCACCCTATAGCCCTAATTTTCGATTTTTCGATCCTGAAGACTATTTTCGGGTCTGGACCAAACTTCAAAAAAAATTTTCGGCAAATTTAACCATACGAATTGGAATTGAATTGGATGAGATCGCTAACTTTCCTATGGAATCCAATAAACTCGTAAAAAACTACCCTTGGGATTTTGTTATAGGAAGTACCCATGATTTGGACTGCGGAACCCTTCGAACCTATCTTCGAAAACACGAAGATCAAGAAAAGGTTATTCGAACCTATTATGAGGCGCTAGCCGCTGCAATTGAAATTGGTGATTTTGATGTGTTGGCACATTTTGATCTCATCAAACGATATATTGCCGATGAAGGTCTGACCTTACTAGATTCTAAACCTTTCTTCCCTCAGATCGACCAATTATTTAACCTGCTCATTGAGCGTGAAATCGCCCTGGAAATCAATACCTCCGGAATTTTTCAAGCCTGTAAAGCTCCCTTTCCTTCCCTCGCACTCCTTGAACGATATTATCAACTAGGAGGACGCTTAATCACCCTGGGAAGCGATGCTCATGCTTCCAAGGATCTCGCACGAGGATTTGATCAAATGATCCCAAAATTGAAGGAGATTGGATTCTCGGGCCTTGTAGACTTCCAGCAACGTAAAAAAAGAATCCAACTATGGTAA
- a CDS encoding class II D-tagatose-bisphosphate aldolase, non-catalytic subunit, with amino-acid sequence MNQNNLTTYVSYLLQNQKDQATMLGIGPMSESLITACFELAEADRFPLMFIASRNQVDLDELGGGYVCGWDQARFAADLKRIAEEVNFTGDYFLCRDHGGPWQRDKERNDHLPEQDAMKLAHQSYEADLLNGFDLLHIDPTKDPYITGKVIPLDVVLDRTIDLIRYCETFRKENNLPEVAYEVGTEETNGGLTSSEVYEGFIKTLTERLDAESLPRPAFIVGQTGTLTRLTENVGHFSAENAKVLSNLAKKYGVGLKEHNGDYLPDTILLQHPAVGITAMNVAPSYGTAETRAYLNLMEVERREFEAGRLKKRSSLHATLQDEVLAGGRFKKWLVGEQLQMTNEELKADKDLMFTITELAGHYTYNNETIKNGLNELFENLSALGIDGRRYAINQIKKVIRNEAECFNLVGLTDRINK; translated from the coding sequence ATGAATCAAAACAATCTTACAACGTATGTCTCTTATTTACTTCAAAATCAAAAAGATCAGGCCACTATGCTGGGCATTGGACCCATGTCAGAATCATTGATCACCGCATGCTTTGAACTGGCTGAAGCGGATCGCTTCCCATTGATGTTTATCGCTAGCCGAAATCAAGTTGACCTAGACGAACTTGGCGGTGGATATGTTTGTGGTTGGGATCAAGCACGATTTGCAGCTGACTTGAAAAGAATTGCTGAAGAAGTGAATTTTACAGGAGACTATTTCCTTTGCCGCGATCATGGCGGACCATGGCAACGAGATAAAGAACGCAACGATCACCTTCCAGAGCAAGACGCAATGAAACTAGCACATCAATCTTATGAAGCGGATCTATTAAACGGCTTTGATCTTCTGCATATTGATCCAACTAAAGATCCGTATATTACAGGAAAAGTGATTCCTCTTGATGTCGTACTTGATCGCACAATTGACCTAATTCGATATTGTGAAACCTTTAGAAAAGAAAATAACCTGCCCGAGGTAGCCTATGAAGTTGGCACTGAAGAAACCAATGGCGGATTGACTTCTTCGGAAGTATATGAAGGCTTTATCAAAACCTTAACAGAACGTTTGGATGCAGAAAGCCTTCCTCGTCCAGCTTTTATCGTTGGGCAAACGGGTACCCTTACTCGTTTAACTGAAAATGTAGGACATTTCTCTGCAGAAAATGCAAAGGTACTTTCTAATCTAGCCAAGAAATATGGCGTAGGCTTGAAAGAACATAACGGAGACTACCTACCCGATACCATTCTTTTACAACATCCTGCAGTTGGCATTACTGCCATGAACGTTGCACCTTCTTATGGAACGGCTGAAACTCGTGCTTACTTGAACCTAATGGAAGTAGAGAGAAGAGAATTTGAAGCCGGTCGTTTGAAAAAGCGTTCTAGCTTGCATGCAACTTTGCAAGATGAAGTTCTTGCTGGTGGAAGATTCAAAAAATGGTTAGTTGGCGAGCAACTTCAAATGACCAATGAAGAATTGAAAGCTGACAAAGACTTGATGTTTACCATCACCGAATTGGCTGGACACTATACCTACAACAACGAAACAATCAAAAACGGCTTGAATGAACTTTTTGAAAACCTATCTGCTCTAGGAATTGACGGACGTCGTTACGCGATCAACCAAATTAAAAAGGTAATTCGCAACGAAGCAGAGTGCTTCAATCTAGTTGGTTTAACCGACCGAATCAATAAATAG
- a CDS encoding PTS fructose-like transporter subunit IIB, translated as MKVIAVTACPSGVAHTYMAAEAIEMAAKEAGFEIKVETQGSIGIENALTKEDVSSADYVVLTKDMQIKNETRFKGKTVVRVSVGDAIKKSNALMKKLQQHYDSKNK; from the coding sequence ATGAAAGTTATAGCTGTAACTGCATGTCCTTCAGGTGTCGCTCATACCTACATGGCTGCCGAAGCCATTGAAATGGCAGCAAAAGAAGCCGGATTTGAAATCAAAGTTGAAACACAAGGATCCATTGGCATTGAAAACGCTTTAACAAAAGAGGATGTTTCCTCTGCGGATTATGTTGTCTTAACAAAAGATATGCAAATCAAAAACGAAACTCGTTTTAAAGGGAAAACGGTTGTCCGTGTTTCCGTAGGCGATGCTATCAAAAAATCAAATGCACTGATGAAAAAATTGCAACAACATTACGATTCTAAAAACAAATAA
- a CDS encoding hypothetical protein (frameshifted, insertion/deletion at around 533401;~possible pseudo due to internal stop codon): MKELMKNTRQHLMTGVSYMIPFVVAGGVLLALAVMISGKAAVPDTGILKAMSDIGIAGLTLFVPVLGGFIAFSMVDRPGIAPGMIGAYLANSVGAGFLGGIAAGLVAGIVVFYLKKIKVPSVMRSVMPIFVIPLVGTLAVGLLITYVIGTPIANVMEGLNGWLGSMQGSSKIVLGIILGSMMAFDMGGPVNKTAYFFASGLILTHPELMGAVGVAICTPPLGMALATFIAPKKYRTEEREAGKAALIMGFIGITEGAIPFAAADPLRVIPAIVLGGAAGSVTAFLVGAANHAPWGGWIVLPVVENRLGYMFATLVGVVVTALVVNFLKKEVSDEVAETGGDMDELDISFE; this comes from the coding sequence ATGAAAGAACTAATGAAAAACACGCGACAACATCTAATGACAGGTGTATCGTACATGATCCCGTTCGTCGTAGCTGGTGGTGTATTACTTGCACTTGCCGTCATGATCTCAGGTAAAGCTGCCGTTCCAGATACTGGAATTCTGAAAGCAATGTCCGATATTGGTATTGCCGGTTTAACCCTATTTGTACCTGTACTTGGTGGATTTATTGCATTTTCTATGGTTGACCGTCCCGGTATCGCACCTGGTATGATTGGTGCCTACCTAGCTAACTCTGTTGGCGCTGGTTTCTTAGGCGGAATCGCTGCTGGTCTAGTTGCTGGTATTGTTGTTTTCTACTTGAAGAAAATTAAAGTACCTTCAGTTATGCGATCAGTAATGCCGATCTTCGTTATTCCTCTAGTAGGTACTTTGGCTGTAGGTCTTTTGATCACATATGTAATCGGTACGCCAATTGCAAATGTAATGGAAGGTTTGAACGGCTGGTTAGGTTCTATGCAAGGATCTTCTAAGATTGTTCTAGGAATTATCTTGGGATCTATGATGGCCTTTGACATGGGTGGTCCAGTTAACAAAACAGCATACTTCTTCGCTTCAGGATTGATTTTAACTCATCCAGAATTGATGGGTGCTGTAGGTGTTGCAATCTGTACACCTCCACTTGGAATGGCTCTTGCAACTTTTATCGCACCAAAGAAATACCGTACAGAAGAACGAGAAGCTGGTAAAGCCGCTTTGATCATGGGCTTCATCGGAATCACAGAAGGCGCGATTCCATTCGCCGCTGCCGATCCACTTCGTGTAATTCCAGCAATTGTATTAGGTGGTGCTGCCGGTTCCGTTACAGCATTCCTAGTAGGCGCTGCAAACCATGCTCCTTGGGGTGGTTGGATTGTATTGCCAGTTGTTGAAAACCGTCTAGGATACATGTTCGCAACCCTTGTTGGTGTTGTCGTGACTGCCCTAGTTGTTAACTTCTTGAAAAAAGAAGTATCTGATGAAGTTGCTGAAACAGGTGGCGACATGGATGAATTAGATATCTCTTTCGAATAA
- a CDS encoding fructose PTS transporter subunit IIA, producing the protein MNAIINESLIDLSLSAGDKKSAIIKLAKQIHQDERLNDFDAYLEEVFRREDLSTTGIGFGVGIPHGKTDAVKVPTVAFGRSIEGIEWESLDEEPVHMVFLIAVPEAAASNAHLKILAALSRRLMKEEFRQELMESKDEASILSQLNEIFELALQN; encoded by the coding sequence ATGAACGCAATTATTAATGAGTCTCTAATTGATCTATCCCTATCAGCAGGTGATAAAAAGTCAGCCATCATAAAATTGGCCAAGCAAATCCATCAAGACGAACGCCTCAATGATTTCGACGCCTACCTAGAAGAAGTTTTCCGTCGCGAAGATCTTTCAACAACAGGCATTGGTTTTGGTGTTGGTATTCCTCATGGAAAAACCGATGCAGTAAAAGTTCCAACAGTTGCATTCGGGCGTAGCATAGAAGGCATTGAGTGGGAATCACTTGATGAGGAACCTGTACATATGGTTTTTTTGATCGCCGTACCCGAAGCTGCTGCTTCCAACGCGCATCTTAAAATCCTTGCGGCTCTTTCGCGTCGCTTAATGAAAGAAGAATTTCGACAAGAACTAATGGAGTCAAAAGATGAAGCATCTATTTTAAGTCAACTCAACGAGATTTTTGAACTTGCACTGCAAAATTAA
- the manR gene encoding mannose transport/utilization transcriptional regulator ManR → MKTLKNKRSREILKILATESKPLTINTIAMRLDVSNRSIRNDLNDLDAFLQSKYPGIQLFKKPRIGVWLETDTKSQNLLNRLIKESSSYTSPFSAEDRRFFLIKKLLLTQSHLTMQQLADELFVSRVTVYNDLEDVETWLKPYEITLKRKQKEGVSLHGNEQQIRNAMADLLDILKTDQDLEDILQINDGMIDSRIDYVNYLQLKELFPDTDLNGIETILKNAERDAEFPLAEDAFTCLLIHIAISMERIKKNKDIKMESDQLLVIQQKKEYEIARKITKGVEEIYHLKIPEAEVGYISLHILGSKMQQGFTIDKSEDIIEKSDDHVRVLAKEIINLVGIVLSTDLHSDQQLLTGLILHLRPTINRLKYGLRLKNPLLDEIKLKYPSIFGAAWSSSVLFEKYYGIKVTEEEVAYLAMHFGAALERKKTLTRAVIVCSSGIGTAQLAAVRLEHSISDLKIIEITSVNDVSKIKSLNYDIIISTIPLRGYDKPVVLINPLVSDRDIQNIRKYINNVSGTKNFQSDSLEGPHPALYSKELIYPQIALPDSETAIRFLGNALETQGAVIKGFAQSCLEREKITNTSIGFGIAIPHGEQPFVTRPSVAILTLDKPITWGDESVDILFMLAFKFDDSRYVRKFFKRFYAMIRDKTLVHAIRTAKDSDTIYQIVTGKEVKHERNY, encoded by the coding sequence ATGAAAACCTTAAAAAACAAACGGAGTCGTGAAATTTTAAAGATCCTCGCTACGGAAAGTAAGCCCTTAACCATTAATACGATCGCCATGCGCCTAGATGTCTCCAATCGATCGATTCGAAACGATCTCAATGACTTAGACGCATTTCTTCAATCAAAATATCCCGGCATTCAATTATTCAAAAAACCGAGAATTGGTGTTTGGTTGGAAACCGATACGAAGAGTCAAAACCTTCTCAATCGATTGATCAAAGAATCGTCTTCTTACACCTCTCCATTCAGTGCAGAGGATCGCAGGTTCTTCTTAATTAAGAAACTGCTTTTGACACAGAGTCATCTAACCATGCAACAATTAGCTGATGAATTATTTGTCAGCCGCGTGACTGTGTATAACGATTTGGAAGACGTGGAGACTTGGCTGAAACCTTACGAGATTACTCTCAAGAGAAAACAAAAAGAGGGTGTTAGTCTTCACGGAAACGAACAGCAAATTCGTAATGCCATGGCCGACCTTTTGGACATTCTAAAAACCGATCAAGATCTTGAAGACATTTTACAGATCAACGACGGAATGATAGATAGTCGCATTGACTATGTCAATTACCTACAATTGAAAGAATTATTTCCAGATACCGATCTTAATGGCATCGAAACCATTCTAAAGAATGCAGAACGAGATGCAGAATTTCCTTTAGCAGAAGATGCCTTCACTTGTCTTTTGATTCATATCGCCATCAGCATGGAACGAATTAAAAAGAATAAAGATATTAAGATGGAAAGTGATCAATTGCTGGTAATCCAACAAAAGAAGGAATATGAGATCGCACGCAAAATTACAAAAGGCGTTGAAGAAATTTACCACCTCAAGATTCCAGAAGCAGAGGTTGGCTATATTTCTCTCCATATATTAGGCTCTAAAATGCAACAGGGATTTACCATTGACAAATCAGAAGATATTATTGAAAAATCTGATGATCATGTTCGCGTTTTAGCCAAAGAAATCATTAACTTGGTTGGGATCGTTTTATCAACGGATCTGCATTCCGATCAACAACTCCTTACCGGGCTGATCTTGCATTTACGTCCAACGATCAATCGCTTGAAATACGGATTGCGCTTAAAGAATCCATTATTGGATGAGATTAAACTAAAATATCCTTCCATTTTTGGGGCGGCATGGTCCTCTAGTGTATTATTTGAAAAGTATTATGGCATCAAGGTAACCGAGGAAGAAGTCGCATACCTGGCCATGCATTTCGGTGCCGCCTTGGAACGAAAGAAAACCCTGACCCGTGCGGTCATTGTTTGTTCTAGTGGGATTGGAACGGCTCAACTTGCCGCTGTTCGCTTGGAACATTCGATTTCCGACCTGAAAATCATCGAGATTACCTCCGTAAATGATGTCAGCAAAATAAAAAGTTTAAATTACGACATTATAATTTCAACGATCCCACTTCGGGGATATGACAAACCTGTTGTATTAATCAATCCTCTTGTTAGCGATCGAGATATTCAAAATATACGCAAATACATCAACAATGTGTCGGGAACGAAAAACTTTCAAAGCGATTCTCTCGAAGGACCGCACCCAGCACTTTATTCAAAAGAACTGATTTACCCCCAGATCGCCTTGCCTGATTCAGAAACAGCCATTCGTTTTCTGGGAAACGCTCTAGAAACTCAAGGTGCCGTTATTAAAGGATTTGCACAAAGCTGTTTAGAACGAGAGAAGATCACCAACACCTCCATCGGATTCGGCATTGCCATTCCACATGGAGAACAACCTTTTGTAACTCGACCGTCTGTTGCAATCTTAACACTAGACAAGCCGATTACCTGGGGAGATGAATCTGTTGATATCCTTTTTATGCTCGCATTTAAGTTCGATGACAGCCGTTATGTAAGAAAGTTCTTCAAACGCTTTTATGCTATGATCCGTGACAAAACGCTTGTCCACGCGATTCGCACAGCAAAAGACTCCGATACTATTTATCAAATCGTTACAGGAAAGGAAGTAAAACATGAACGCAATTATTAA
- the pfkB gene encoding 1-phosphofructokinase, whose amino-acid sequence MILTVTLNPAIDRTIYINQFRPGQVNLVESQVQDPGGKGINVSRFMQINGEETLAMGFLAGDEGKWIEAQCQKKGISTHFVFIEGKTRTNQKLVSLDTGATTDLNEEGPTLSEDDLNRFLSDYTDHLKEGMWVVIAGSLPKGVPANFYTRLVKEAKSRGAKVALDINGQLLKANPDAVPNFIKPNLEELESLIGRSLSTHKEIQEAVTPMLKKGIERICVSLGAEGSLFIDAQQMFHVKVPRVTVLSTVGAGDSMVSGYVYGQEKGLALTECIQIAAAASVIAVTKEGTNFANNAEILKVLPHLQIVKTK is encoded by the coding sequence ATGATTCTGACAGTTACCTTGAACCCTGCCATTGATCGGACCATCTACATCAATCAGTTTCGGCCCGGTCAAGTCAATCTCGTTGAGAGTCAGGTACAAGATCCCGGCGGCAAAGGAATCAACGTTTCCCGCTTTATGCAGATTAATGGAGAAGAAACCCTGGCCATGGGCTTTTTGGCCGGCGATGAAGGGAAATGGATCGAAGCCCAATGCCAAAAAAAGGGAATCTCTACTCACTTTGTTTTTATTGAAGGCAAAACCAGAACCAATCAAAAACTGGTTTCTCTAGATACAGGAGCAACCACAGACCTAAATGAAGAGGGACCCACCCTTTCTGAAGATGACTTAAACCGCTTTCTTTCAGACTATACCGACCATTTGAAGGAAGGAATGTGGGTGGTAATTGCCGGATCTCTCCCCAAAGGCGTGCCTGCTAATTTCTACACAAGGCTCGTGAAAGAGGCAAAATCCCGAGGAGCCAAAGTTGCCTTGGATATTAACGGTCAGCTGCTGAAGGCCAACCCCGATGCGGTTCCAAATTTTATCAAACCAAACCTAGAGGAACTGGAATCCCTGATTGGACGATCACTTTCTACCCATAAGGAAATTCAAGAAGCTGTCACCCCAATGTTAAAAAAGGGAATCGAACGAATCTGTGTTTCCCTGGGTGCAGAGGGCTCTCTCTTTATTGATGCCCAACAGATGTTTCACGTTAAGGTCCCTCGCGTAACGGTTCTAAGTACTGTTGGTGCTGGCGATTCCATGGTTTCTGGTTATGTTTATGGACAAGAAAAGGGATTAGCTCTTACAGAATGCATTCAAATAGCCGCAGCTGCTTCAGTCATTGCTGTAACGAAAGAGGGGACCAACTTCGCAAACAATGCGGAAATTCTAAAAGTTTTGCCACATTTGCAAATTGTGAAAACAAAATGA